A region from the Triticum urartu cultivar G1812 chromosome 1, Tu2.1, whole genome shotgun sequence genome encodes:
- the LOC125531998 gene encoding probable esterase D14L, whose protein sequence is MRPWCANAREVVVPGGEGATVVLAHGYGMDQASWDKILPSITKANKVVLFDWDFTAGAEDGDEARYTFARFADDLIALMDERDVRGAVLVGHSMSAMVGCIAAARQPDLFVHLLLLCASPRYINSEEEGYVGGFEEAAIHGMLGAMESDFQAWVKGFVPNAAGGAADDMAAATVEPLERSFLAMDPAVALGVARMIFLGDQRPALDAVPTQCTIVGVRHDFAAPPVVAEYMERRMTKAGTDVAVEIVESVGHFPQLVAPTRVAGILDGVLLRLRHKGLSNGHDGTEEEDTTVPAGTEVEIDGGIDVTT, encoded by the exons ATGCGGCCGTGGTGCGCGAACGCAAGGGAGGTGGTCGTCCCCGGCGGTGAGGGGGCCACGGTGGTGCTCGCGCATGGCTATGGCATGGACCAGGCGTCCTGGGACAAGATCCTGCCCTCCATCACCAAAGCAAACAAG GTGGTCCTCTTCGACTGGGACTTCACCGCCGGTGCCGAGGACGGCGACGAGGCGAGGTACACGTTCGCCCGGTTCGCCGACGACCTGATTGCGCTGATGGACGAGAGGGATGTCCGTGGCGCGGTGCTGGTGGGGCACTCCATGTCCGCCATGGTCGGCTGTATCGCCGCCGCCCGGCAACCCGACCTCTTcgtccacctcctcctcctctgcgcCTCTCCAAG GTACATCAACTCGGAGGAGGAGGGGTACGTGGGCGGCTTCGAGGAGGCGGCCATCCACGGTATGTTGGGGGCCATGGAGTCCGACTTCCAAGCCTGGGTCAAGGGCTTCGTCCCCAACGCCGCCGGTGGCGCTGCCGACGACATGGCGGCCGCAACCGTGGAGCCCCTGGAGCGTAGCTTCCTGGCCATGGACCCGGCCGTGGCTCTCGGGGTGGCCAGGATGATCTTCCTCGGCGACCAGCGCCCGGCCCTCGATGCTGTGCCAACACAGTGCACCATCGTTGGGGTGCGCCATGACTTTGCCGCACCGCCGGTCGTGGCCGAGTACATGGAGCGGAGAATGACGAAGGCAGGCACAGACGTGGCCGTGGAGATTGTCGAGTCCGTTGGGCACTTTCCCCAGCTCGTCGCGCCGACGCGCGTGGCAGGCATACTCGACGGCGTGCTGCTGCGGCTGCGCCACAAGGGGCTCTCGAACGGGCATGATGGCACGGAGGAGGAAGACACAACGGTGCCTGCCGGTACTGAGGTGGAGATTGATGGTGGCATCGACGTCACGACGTAG